A section of the Paenibacillus aurantius genome encodes:
- a CDS encoding DUF2203 domain-containing protein translates to MTRKYFTPEEANALLPSVKQDLEKLQQTKREFELKYRELQQLKENTTYASVTGEDSFFEQECELEFMQIEAKSLIDSLGMKGAEIKDIDRGLIDFPARIGGEDVLLCWMQGEESIRYYHGVSDGFAGRKRLDS, encoded by the coding sequence ATGACCCGCAAATATTTTACGCCCGAAGAGGCCAACGCTCTGCTCCCGTCCGTCAAGCAGGATTTGGAGAAGCTTCAGCAGACGAAACGGGAGTTCGAGCTTAAATACCGCGAGCTGCAGCAGCTGAAGGAGAACACGACCTACGCTTCGGTGACCGGCGAGGATTCATTTTTCGAGCAGGAATGCGAGCTTGAGTTTATGCAGATCGAGGCGAAGAGCCTAATCGACAGCCTGGGGATGAAGGGGGCGGAGATCAAGGACATCGACCGCGGGTTGATTGATTTTCCGGCCCGGATCGGCGGAGAGGACGTCCTTCTGTGCTGGATGCAGGGAGAGGAAAGCATCCGCTATTATCATGGGGTAAGCGACGGATTCGCGGGGCGGAAGCGGCTTGATTCCTAG
- a CDS encoding copper resistance CopC/CopD family protein, giving the protein MSRKFGIRSRILGLVVLLLGITLGAFASEVSAHAGLTKAVPEADSQMEESPPRVELTFNERIEEKLFTLKVIDEIGRSVTPNKPVINSTHTSLTLDLPQLHKGIYVVSYHVISADGHPVDGSYVITVGPPRGASSPDHAAHEAHELSWSMSPGEFFKMASRFFYYAALLAMTGFVLWMTRFREGSREIRDRMRQWSLGLQRVHLISLMLLIYTHYADLLGEDGGLQDLTGLFTGTTVGLSWLASLALSLLGFVLLHRKPWLNLLWVAALIGVKSVNGHAMAFEPQGVLVLLDAVHLAAAALWAGGLVVTVAFWKQKGFLLLFLKRFSRAALGSILLLALTGVLSTFLFLPKISYVLYSQWGILLLVKAGLVVMIAVTGALIRSSLRKRGVNGAGVLLKVDLSLMAVILGVVALLTYLAPVPPNEPLAWHVMGTKQHMSAKITPNIPGTNTFTVKVWLPEQMGPPKQVILRMINNDDPSIAPIVVPVKPYDDKEIDTSFDMKRYSYKAEGPYLPFPGSWTVQVRVLDSQDDEIPYEKIMRVY; this is encoded by the coding sequence TTGTCTAGGAAATTCGGGATTCGGAGCCGGATCCTTGGTCTAGTTGTGCTGCTCTTAGGTATAACGTTGGGGGCGTTTGCGTCCGAAGTGTCCGCCCATGCCGGGCTCACCAAGGCGGTTCCCGAGGCCGACAGCCAGATGGAGGAATCGCCGCCCCGGGTAGAGCTTACCTTTAACGAACGAATCGAAGAGAAGCTGTTTACCCTGAAGGTGATTGACGAGATAGGGCGCTCGGTCACCCCGAACAAGCCGGTTATCAACTCCACGCATACCTCCCTTACGCTGGATCTGCCCCAGCTGCACAAGGGCATCTATGTGGTGAGCTATCACGTGATCTCGGCGGACGGGCACCCGGTGGACGGCAGCTACGTGATCACCGTCGGCCCGCCGCGGGGCGCTTCCTCTCCGGACCATGCGGCTCACGAAGCCCATGAATTGAGCTGGTCCATGTCCCCCGGCGAGTTCTTCAAGATGGCTTCGCGCTTCTTTTATTACGCCGCCTTGCTTGCGATGACCGGATTCGTGCTGTGGATGACTCGGTTCCGCGAAGGAAGCCGGGAAATCCGGGACCGGATGCGGCAGTGGTCGCTTGGCCTGCAGCGCGTTCATCTGATTTCGCTCATGCTGCTCATCTATACCCACTATGCCGATCTGCTTGGGGAGGATGGAGGGCTTCAGGATCTTACGGGTCTCTTTACCGGAACGACGGTAGGGCTGTCCTGGCTGGCCTCGCTTGCCCTGTCTCTTCTGGGATTCGTGCTTCTTCACCGGAAGCCTTGGCTGAATTTATTGTGGGTGGCCGCCCTCATCGGAGTCAAAAGCGTCAACGGCCACGCCATGGCGTTCGAGCCGCAAGGCGTACTGGTGCTTCTGGACGCGGTGCACCTGGCGGCGGCCGCTCTTTGGGCGGGCGGACTCGTGGTCACGGTGGCCTTCTGGAAGCAGAAGGGGTTCCTGCTTCTGTTTCTGAAGCGCTTCTCCCGGGCCGCGCTGGGATCCATTCTGCTGCTGGCCCTTACGGGCGTTCTGTCGACGTTCCTGTTCCTGCCGAAGATCAGCTACGTGCTTTACTCGCAGTGGGGCATCCTGCTGCTGGTCAAAGCAGGGCTCGTGGTGATGATTGCCGTTACCGGTGCGCTGATCCGTTCCTCTCTTCGCAAGAGAGGAGTGAATGGGGCGGGGGTCTTGCTGAAGGTGGATCTTTCCTTGATGGCCGTCATTCTGGGAGTGGTCGCCCTGCTGACGTATCTCGCCCCCGTGCCGCCCAATGAACCGTTAGCGTGGCACGTAATGGGCACGAAGCAGCACATGAGCGCCAAGATCACGCCTAATATCCCGGGCACCAACACCTTCACGGTGAAGGTATGGCTTCCCGAGCAGATGGGCCCGCCCAAGCAGGTTATCCTGAGAATGATCAACAACGACGATCCTTCCATCGCCCCGATTGTAGTGCCGGTAAAGCCCTATGACGACAAGGAAATCGACACCTCCTTCGATATGAAGCGTTACAGCTACAAAGCCGAAGGTCCCTATCTTCCCTTCCCGGGAAGCTGGACCGTGCAGGTCCGTGTGCTCGACAGCCAGGACGACGAAATCCCCTACGAGAAGATTATGAGGGTTTATTGA